The genomic window CTTCGATGAACCGCGAACACGCCGAATTGCTCTGCATAAAAGCTATCGCTCTTGCATTGAAATCTTTAGGCTGATCGACATTGCATACATGACCTGAATTCCTGATAATCCCGAGAGAGGAATTATCGTGCCTCTGTACAATATACTCGACAGCCGGCAGAAACATGTAATCCTCTTCTCCGCTCAGATAAAGCGTAGGAATTCTCGTATCCTTTTCTTCGAAATATTTAAGCAGTGGATTCAGCTCATAGGTCAGCTTGAACCACCGCATAAACTCTTTCTGCGCGACTTTTTTTGCCTCGCTGACAAACAGCAATCTCGACTTCTTGTGCCTTGCCCTCGGCATGATGATCCAGGCAAAAAAACTGTACAGCCACATATAGGGCACAAAACGTTTGAAAGTATTGCCGAGACCCACCAAAAACCTTGCCCTGACATTAAGCCGTATGATCGCTCCAGCCATCACCATTGAACATACCCTTTCAGGAGCCAATTCGCTGATCTGGCGAATCAATATGGTACCGAGTGAAACTCCGATAAAGTGCGCTCTTTCTATTTTGAGGTAGTCAAGCACTTCAAAGATGTCGAGGGTGATATCTTCAAAACTATACTTCCTTTTCTGCGAAACCGGCGCCCCCTTCGACTTTCCATGCCCTCGCAGGTCGACCATCAAAATGTTGAAATGTTTCCTGAATTCCTTGACCTGAAGAAACCATATTGAAGAGCTTCCTCCCGCCCCGTGAACAAATACCACCCATGGATCCGTTTCCGACAGCCTGTACGTCCTGTAATGCAACATTAACGCTAAAACTTAAAAATTTCCATGAATGCCGGAGACGATTGTTTCTTGACGGAATATCCTTACCATTTCATAAAGAGCGATTCCCGCAGCAACTGAAACGTTAAGAGAATGTTTTGTCCCATACTGGGGAATTTCTAGCACATGGTCGCAAAATTGCAGAACATCACTGTCAATACCATCAACCTCATTGCCGAGAATCAGGCACAACGGGAAATCTTGCTTGCAGATGTCGGTATAACGCATACTGTTCTCGGTAATTTCAAGCCCGCATATCGTTACGCCCTGATTCTTCAATTTTTCCAGAATCTCTTTCGGATGAGAGAAATATTCCCAAGGCACACTTTCTTGAGCCCCCAAGGCAGTTTTATCGATCTCTTTTCTGGGCGGTGTCGCAGTGTAACCTGTTATGATAACCTTTGCTATACCCGCAGCATCAGCGGTACGAAAAACCGAACCTACATTATACATACTGCGTATGTTGTGAAGCAAAACAGTAACAGGATGTTTTTCCACTCTGGCATACTCATCGACACCGAGGCGAGCCATTTCGTCACTTCGCAATTTTCTGAACAATGTCGTCATTGAAGCGCCAGAAGTTTTTCAAGAAGAAGATCGTTTTCCTGCCTCAGTCCTATATTGAAACGAAGACAGTTTTCCATCAGTGGATAGCCCGAAACATTTCGTACAAGGATACCTTGCCCTGCAAGGTAGGAAAAAACCTTTTGTGCATCTGAAACTCTTATAATAATAAAGTTTGCGTCACTTTCGAACACTCTTATTCCATTTATTTTTCTCAAGGCTTCAGACATACGAACACGTTCATTGAGAATATAGCTTACCGCCTCTTCGACGAGATGATAATTATCAAGCACATGGGTAAGGGTAATTTCAGCCAGACGACTCGAAGTAAACGGTATTTTCGGCTTTGCTATCTGAGCCATCAGCTCAGGATTTGCCATCGCAAAACCTATCCTCATTCCTGCAAGAGCAAGAGCCTTGGACATTGTCCTCAAAACAATAAGATTGGGCGTTTCTTCCAGCAATGCAATGGCTGATTCTTCCCGCGAAAATTCAACATAGGCCTCGTCAACAAGCACAATGGCGTCAACCTCACTGGCTATCATACGTATTTCTTCAAGCGACAAAGACCTGCTGGTTGGATTGTTGGGGGTGGAAAGGACGACAAAGCCCGCTTTTTCGTCCCTTGCTCTGCGAATGATTTCAGGAACGTCGAAAGCAAGATCTTCATGCATCGGAACAGCGACAACCTGTGACTGAAGCAAAATTGCAAGTTTTTCATAAAGAGAAAAAGACGGTATGGGAATCACCACTTTTCTGCCTTTGGAAAGACAAGCAAGAAAAATGGTATACAGCATTTCGTTGGACCCGTTACTCATCATCACAGATTCGGAAGGAACACCCACAAAGTTCGCATAAGCCTGAATTCCCCTGAATGGCAGAATATCCGGATAGCGGTTCCAAGCCTCCTGCTTGAATTCATCGAGTATAGCCTCCTTCATCAGTACCGGCAGATCGAAGGGGCTTTCATTCTGATTCAATTTGACATCGGCCTGCTGTCCGCCTTCAACCTTGTATGCCCCGATATGCTGCAATGCAGGGTTCAGCAGTCGAGATAGATCTTTATCCATAAACACTCAAGCAATTTATATGCAGCTTAGCACCTCGTGCTAAACGATAAAATACTGTTTTTTGTCCAGCCTTATGTTCGTGAATATCCTTTTTTTCCCGACCTGATCCAAAAAAAGGTTGACTTATTGTTTTTTTTTCATAACTTAAAAAAGGATAAAATTAATCCTATTTAAAGGAGGCAACAATGATCAGGATAAACAAAACACCTTTAGACATACTGAACGATATATATAGCCTTGCCTATTGGATGACAGGCAGTGAAAAAGCTTCGGACGAACTCGTGAACAGAACGTATCTCAATGCTGACATCAGTACTCGCGAAACCGATCTCCTGAAAGTGTTCAGAAGTTGCTACATCGATCGTTATGGGCAGGATACGGAACTCGGCATAGACGAAAACGGAAACGGAACAACAAAATCTGTTCTTGGAAAGCTGAGACGAAGGGCTGCAGATGTTAAGCTTTCCGTCCTGTTATATGAAATATCGGGCTTGAAACACCGACAGATATCCGAAATCATGGACCGCCCTGTCGAGACTATACGGCATTGGCTCTTCTGGGGGCGCAAATTTCTCGTTAAAGACTGCTTGCTGAAAGCTTCGGCATAACCTGCTCTCATCTCGCAAAAGGCCGTTTGAACAGTAACGGCCTTTTGTTTTCCAAACCATGGATTTATATTTATTACTAAGAATAAATACAAAACCCACACAATCCCTACATGATAGTTATTACCGGAGGAGCTGGATTCATAGGCAGCGCAATGCTCTGGGAACTCAACAAACATGGCACAACTGACATCATCGTTGTCGATGATCTCGGTTCAACCGCTACCGGAAAATGGAAAAACCTTTCCGGCCTTTCTTTCACCGACTTCATACATAAAAACGAGTTTATTTCATGGCTTGCCGATAACAGGCTTCCAGAAATCAGTACTGTTATCCACATGGGAGCAATCAGTGCCACGACGGAAACGGATGCATCGCTTCTCATGGCAAACAACTACAATTACTCGAAAGAACTTGCCATGCTTTGCGCTTCACGAAAGATCCGTTTTATCTACGCGTCGAGCGCGGCCACTTACGGAGACGGTCGCAGAGGCTATAATGACGAAGAAGAGAATCTCAAGCGTCTCAGACCGCTTAATATGTACGGCTACTCGAAACAGTTGTTCGATCTCTGGGCTTTGAAAACAGGTATTCTCAAGCAAGCTGTAGGCTTGAAATTTTTCAATGTGTTCGGCCCGAATGAATACCATAAAACCGACATGTGCAGTGTCGTTTTCAAAGCTTTTCAACAGATAAAGGAAACCGGCACTGTTCAGCTTTTCGAATCCCACCGGGACGATTACCCTCATGGAGAGCAGATGAGAGATTTTATCTATGTAAAAGACTGTACTGCCCTTATATCGTGGCTTATTGAAAACCAAACGATACATGGCGTTTTCAACGTGGGAACCGGACAGGCAAGAAGCTTCAACGACCTTGTAAAAGCGACCTTTTCTGCTTTAGGACTTGAATCGAAAATTCAGTACACACCCATGCCCGAAACACTTCGTGACAAGTACCAGTACTTCACTCAGGCAGAAATCAGCAAACTGAGATCATACGGCTACACACAGCCATTGACCAGCCTTGAAGAGGGTGTCAAAGATTATGTAAACAACTATCTTGATAGTGATTCCCCCTATTTCGACAATCAAAATCCCTAATGACAAAACCAAAACCTCTTGCTTAAAGAAAAATCCATAGAGTTCAAGGGCATCGAACCCGTCATTGTCTTTGGACCCCATGATACTTGGCTCAAAAAGATCCGGGAAGAATTTCCAGAGACAAAACTGACGGCTCGTGGAAACAAGCTGCTGATCAAAGGAGAAGAAAATGAAGTAAAACTTCTGGAACAGATTTTCGGTGAAATGAAATTTCTGGCCGACCAGCATGGAGAAATACAGGAAAATGACCTCAATGCCCTGCTCAGTCTCGCATTCACTCCTCCTCCCTCGAGCAAAAATTCTCTATCCACCGACAGTGATACAATTGTCGCTACAAAGGATTATGTAGTAAAAGCAAAAACGAACGGGCAGCGCAGAATGGTTTCCGAAGCAAAACAAAACGATATTGTGTTCGCTATCGGTCCTGCAGGAACAGGCAAAACCTATACAGCGGTAGCAATAGCCGTTTCAGCCTGGAAAAAAAAACAGGTCAAAAGAATCGTTCTTGCAAGACCGGCCGTTGAAGCCGGTGAGAGCCTTGGGTTCTTGCCGGGAGACCTTGCACAGAAAATCGATCCTTACCTGCGTCCCCTCTATGATGCCCTGCAGGATATGCTGACCGCAGAAAAACTCAGAGCGTTAACAGAGCAGAGAATTATCGAAATCGTTCCACTTGCGTATATGAGAGGCCGGACGCTTAACAACTCTTTCATTATCCTTGACGAAGCGCAGAACGCGTCAAACAAGCAGATGAAAATGTGTCTGACAAGGCTCGGCATCAACTCGAGAGCCATCATCACGGGAGATGTAACCCAGATAGATCTTCCAAACAAGGTCGAATCGGGTCTCACAAATGCCCGGACAATACTTCAGGGAATTTCCGGAATAAGTTTCGTGTTTCTCGACAAATCAGACGTTGTCCGCCACCGCCTCGTTCGCAATATTATCGAAGCCTACGAACAGGATGAGGAAAAATAGGACCGGTGAACGCTTCAACGTCCGAAATGACAATTGCGGAACTATGTCCGACCTATCACTGTTAAGCTTTCAAGGGCGTGGAAGGATTGGTGATCCCCTCTGGTAACACTGCTTTTACAACAAAAAAACATACCATCATGGCACATCGAATTACTGAAGAGTGCACCTATTGTGCAGCTTGTGAGCCGGAATGCCCGGTCAACGCTATTTCTGCCGGCGACGACATCTATATCATCGATGAAAGCGTATGCGTTGACTGTGAAGGTTATTTCGACGAAGCAGCCTGCGTCGTGGTTTGTCCAGTCGACTGTATCTTCAAGGTATAAAACACTTTCCATAACAAAGAAATACACTACCTAAACCGTTTTCCGGAAAAGAAATCAGCCTCTTTCCGATAGACCGTTAACAGGTTTTGTCAGGAGGAAAAAAGTTTTATATTAACTTCCTGTTTTACTGATAGAGTTCTTTTTTTCAATTAATCTTTTCTTGTAACTCTTAAGCGAGGAAGTAACATGGCACTTTACATTACCGAAGAATGCACCTATTGTGCAGCCTGTGAGCCGGAATGCCCGGTAAATGCTATCTCAGCCGGCGACGATATTTATATTATCGACCCGAACCTATGTAATGAATGTGAAGGTCTTGACGAGCAGTCTTGTGTAGCTGTTTGCCCTGCGGAATGCATCGTACAGGGATAAGTATTATTATTACGTTTTGCTCATAGACAAAAAGCGGCACGTCAACTTGCATGCCGCTTTTTTTGTTTACCTCCTTTTATTCGGCCCATTCGGAGCATCAATACCACTACCATCAGGAATACCGTCCCCTGAATTTGGTACCGGCCCCATAGGACCGTTTTCCAGAACACGCCCACTCTCTTGTGCAGAATCGAGCCGAATAGTCGCGCCAAAAACAACGGCACTCATCGCTTCAGTAAAATTCCTGTAATTATAACTGCGACAAATAATTACACCTCACTCTCCCTGTTCAAAATTATACCCTTGTTCTTTGCTGTTGTAATCCACCCGCAAAAACACCGTGTTCAAAAAAACAGCGTCATCCTTTTCAGAAAATACAGGCAGAATTTGTGATATGCAGTTTGGTTCTGTAGCTTTACGTGTTATTTTTCCGGGCTTCTTTACCGACAACAAAAAAACAACGCCGGGGTGAGCGATTCTTTCCTCAAAAAAAGTTCAACCAATCCGCAAGGAAACGACGCACGGCAGGAACCATCCCTTAATGTCCGTAAGGTAGTTGCCCCTGGAAAAAGATCGGCTGAACACCTACCCAACATCGTTCTTCTTATCCGGTTTCTGAAACCTGTCACCTGGATTCCGGTAATCTGGAGCTTTTTATGTGGTGCAGTAGCCAGCGGCGCTTTCGGCTGGCAAGATATTATAGGAATCAAGTTCCTGTTGGGCATGCTGCTTACCGGTCCGCTCGCCAGTGGAACCTGCCAGATGCTCAATGATTATTTCGATCGTGACCTCGATGAAATCAACGAACCATGGCGCCCTATCCCAGGTGGAGAAATATCACTCAGAAACGCAACGATACTCATAGCGACGTGGTCGATTCTCTCCGTTGTTGTCGGCTATCTGATACACCCGCTTATCGCTCTGTATGTCGTTATAGGAATCGTCAATGCACACCTCTACAGTGCAAATCCCATCAAGCTCAAAAAAAGGCTCTGGGCCGGCAACATTATCGTTGCAGTCTCATACCTCGTTATACCATGGATTGCCGGAGAGATAGCTTACAATCCTGAATTCACGTTACAGTCCCTTTCTCCCTCACTGATTGTCGCAACTCTTTTCACCATATCGAGTACCGGAACCATGACAATCAATGATTTCAAATCAGCTGAAGGCGACCGCCAAATAGGAATCAGGACTCTACCTGTTGCATTTGGGGACAGGAAAGCCGCAATAATTGCCGCAATCCTTATCAATATTGGACAATTGATGGCAGCAGCCTATATGCTCATGCTGGATCAGCCTTCTTTTGCACTGATTGTAACCCTGCTCATCATCCCCCAGTTTTATCTGCAGTTCAGCCTTGTAAGATCACCGAAAACAATGGATGTGCGCTACAATGCGATCGCCCAGAATTTTCTGGTTGCAGGAATGCTTGTATGCGCTCTTGCAATCAAAAATTTCAGGTTATGATCTGTTCAAAAACCATACACATCACGACAAAAGGCTTCTCTGACATCATCGATCTGACGAATAACGTTGAAAATGTTATCGACGAATCCGGTATCAGGGAAGGGATTGCCAACATCTCGGCAATAGGCTCGACCGCGTCGATAACCACCATGGAATTCGAACCGGCCCTCGTTGAAGACTTCAAAGAAAAACTTGAGCAACTTGTTTCCAGTAGAGAACGCAGTCGCCACTCTGAAACATGGGGAGACGACAATGGTTTTTCGCACATGAGAGCATCGCTTATGGGACCGGGAATAACCATGCCTGTCAGTAAAGGAAAACTTGTACGGGGAACATGGCAACAGGTTGTTTATATCGATCACGACAACCGCCCTAGGGATCGCGAAGTGTTTATACAGATCATGGGGGAACAATAATTCCAAACAAGAAAACATGAACTTCACTCTCTACCCCACCATTTCGGTTATATTGCCAACCTACAACCGAGAAACACGCCTTGTACGCGCGGTTCAGAGCGTCATAGCCCAGACATTCACAAACTGGGAGCTCATAGTCGTCGATGACGGCAGTACAGATAAGACCTTTGAACGCATTTCCGAGTTCATGAAGCAATATCAGACCATTCGTTACATGAAACACTCGAACCGTAAACCGGCCATTTCAAGAAATGCCGGTATTCAGGCATCATTCGGCCGCTATATAACTTTTCTCGACAGTGATGATCACTACTTGCCGGAACACCTTGAATCACGCTTTATATATCTTGAAAAACACCCTGACACAGACCTGATTTCAGGAGGATTTTGTGGAGATGATGACGTTTATGTAACCGATTGTTATCATCCGGAAAGAACCATTCATATTCAGAAATGCATTTTAGGGGCAACTCTTTTTGGAAAAAGAAATCTTTTTTTCTCTCTTGGCGGGTTCGAAAATCTCGACTATGCCGAGGATACCGATTTCTGGAAACGTGCTTCGGAGCGGTTTTCCGTAAAGAAACTGGTCGAACCGAAAACCTATGTCTATGAACGCTCTGACGACAGCATTACACGAAACCGTTAGACAGTGCTGAACGCTGAGTTGCTCAATAAGGCCATCACGCCAGCATACTTGCAACCAAAAAGCCACGAATCGAAGAAAAGAGAGAAAGAAGCATAGAAACAACACACAGTATTCAATAGCCACGTCTTATGCCAAAATCCGTTACCGTATACTGCAGTTCAAGCAACCATTCACCGAAGCAGTACTTCGAAGCCGCATCGGAACTCGGAAGAAGTCTTGCCGAGCGAGATATCTCTCTTGTTTTCGGAGGAGGAAATGTCGGACTGATGGGATGCATTGCAAATGCCGTTATGCAGAATGGTGGAACTGTCCGGGGGATTATTCCGCGTTTCCTCGAAGAAAAAGAAATCGCCCATTATGACATCACCGAACTCCACATCGTCGAAACAATGCATGAAAGAAAAATGAAGCTTGCAGAATGGGCTGACGCTTTCATTGTTTTACCTGGAGGATTCGGCACACTCGATGAACTTGTCGAAGTTATTACATGGCGCAATCTGGGCCATCACGATAAACCCATCTCACTCTTCAACATAGATGGTTTCTGGAACCCTCTGCTGCAATTCTTTGATGTACTTGCTGCACAAAACCTTGTGAAACCGGATCATAGCAAGCTTTACCGGGTATGCAACACAGTTGAAGAAATCATCGAAAATCTTGGTTAAGCGCCCTCTGTGCAAAAGAGTTCATGCAAGCAAACGTTCTATTCTTTCACCGAGTTCATCGATATCGAAAGGTTTGGTAAGGTAATCATCTGCCCCGAGCTTCAATCCTTTTTCTTTGTCGCCGCTCTTGTCCCTTGCCGTGAGCATGATAAGAGGAATAGCATTATAGACAGAATCCTGCCTGATCCGGTCAACGAAAGAAAAACCGTCCATTCCCGGCATTGCCACGTCAACAATCATCAGGTCGGGCATCTGACCCTGATCCAGCAGGTTCAGAGCATCCTGCGCATTTTCAGCAAGCAGCACCTTGAACTTTTTTCCAAGGTTGTGAGAAAGAAGGCGCCGGATACTTGGAGAATCATCGACGACAAGAATACGAGATTGTTTCATTTCAAATGGTTCTTTACAGTTTCAACAATAATCTCCGGTTCAACCGGTTTGGTAATATACCCCTGAGGATAAAGCCTTTTAGCCTCGGACAGCTCTTCAGTCTGCGCCCTTGCCGAAAGAAACACAAAAGGGACGGAGCGGAACCGTTCGTTTTGAAGCAATTTTTCACGGAACTCAAAACCATTCATTTCAGGCATCATGATATCGCAGAGAATAAGATCCGGCACTGACCGGAAACACTGTTCCAAGGCCTCTTTACCGTTCACGGCTTCGATAACCCTATAGCCTGCTTTCTGCAAAGAATAACTGATCAGTCTTCTCGTACTTGATTGATCATCAACCACAAGTATTGATTGTCCGTTATGCTTCATAGTACTATCAATTTTCAGGACGGTACAGCGGTAAACGGACAAAGAAGGTCGATCCAAAACCGTTTCGGCTTTTCACATCAATACTTCCGTTATGCGCAAGAATTATTTCTTTGACAATCGGCAATCCAAGTCCAGTCCCCTCGATTTCTTCACCGGGCCTTTCGACGCGATAGAACTTTTCAAATATCCTATCGAGGTCTTTCTCAGGAATACCGGAACCGTTATCATCAACCGCGAGAACCATGGTATCGTGATTTTTCGAAAGGGTTACACTGACTTTTCCTCCTTCACTGGTAAACTTTATCGCATTACTGATAAGATTAACCGCCACCTGCTTCAAAGCATCAGGATCGGCATATACCAGCAAATTGCTCCCGTAAAGGTCAAGAAAAAGCTCGATATGTCTCTCATCCGCCCGGATTTTCAGGCTTTTACAGGCACTATCGATGATCGCTGCCGGGTCGAGAGCACTTTTCTTATAAGCGACTTTTCCGGAATCTATCCTGGAAATGGTAAGCACATCTTCAATAAGCGAAGAAAGTCTCCGGCTTTCCTCG from Prosthecochloris marina includes these protein-coding regions:
- a CDS encoding secondary thiamine-phosphate synthase enzyme YjbQ; translated protein: MICSKTIHITTKGFSDIIDLTNNVENVIDESGIREGIANISAIGSTASITTMEFEPALVEDFKEKLEQLVSSRERSRHSETWGDDNGFSHMRASLMGPGITMPVSKGKLVRGTWQQVVYIDHDNRPRDREVFIQIMGEQ
- a CDS encoding glycosyltransferase family 2 protein, producing MNFTLYPTISVILPTYNRETRLVRAVQSVIAQTFTNWELIVVDDGSTDKTFERISEFMKQYQTIRYMKHSNRKPAISRNAGIQASFGRYITFLDSDDHYLPEHLESRFIYLEKHPDTDLISGGFCGDDDVYVTDCYHPERTIHIQKCILGATLFGKRNLFFSLGGFENLDYAEDTDFWKRASERFSVKKLVEPKTYVYERSDDSITRNR
- the chlG gene encoding chlorophyll synthase ChlG; the protein is MSDSFLKKSSTNPQGNDARQEPSLNVRKVVAPGKRSAEHLPNIVLLIRFLKPVTWIPVIWSFLCGAVASGAFGWQDIIGIKFLLGMLLTGPLASGTCQMLNDYFDRDLDEINEPWRPIPGGEISLRNATILIATWSILSVVVGYLIHPLIALYVVIGIVNAHLYSANPIKLKKRLWAGNIIVAVSYLVIPWIAGEIAYNPEFTLQSLSPSLIVATLFTISSTGTMTINDFKSAEGDRQIGIRTLPVAFGDRKAAIIAAILINIGQLMAAAYMLMLDQPSFALIVTLLIIPQFYLQFSLVRSPKTMDVRYNAIAQNFLVAGMLVCALAIKNFRL
- a CDS encoding RNA polymerase sigma factor, giving the protein MIRINKTPLDILNDIYSLAYWMTGSEKASDELVNRTYLNADISTRETDLLKVFRSCYIDRYGQDTELGIDENGNGTTKSVLGKLRRRAADVKLSVLLYEISGLKHRQISEIMDRPVETIRHWLFWGRKFLVKDCLLKASA
- a CDS encoding 4Fe-4S binding protein is translated as MAHRITEECTYCAACEPECPVNAISAGDDIYIIDESVCVDCEGYFDEAACVVVCPVDCIFKV
- a CDS encoding TIGR00730 family Rossman fold protein gives rise to the protein MPKSVTVYCSSSNHSPKQYFEAASELGRSLAERDISLVFGGGNVGLMGCIANAVMQNGGTVRGIIPRFLEEKEIAHYDITELHIVETMHERKMKLAEWADAFIVLPGGFGTLDELVEVITWRNLGHHDKPISLFNIDGFWNPLLQFFDVLAAQNLVKPDHSKLYRVCNTVEEIIENLG
- the hisC gene encoding histidinol-phosphate transaminase, giving the protein MDKDLSRLLNPALQHIGAYKVEGGQQADVKLNQNESPFDLPVLMKEAILDEFKQEAWNRYPDILPFRGIQAYANFVGVPSESVMMSNGSNEMLYTIFLACLSKGRKVVIPIPSFSLYEKLAILLQSQVVAVPMHEDLAFDVPEIIRRARDEKAGFVVLSTPNNPTSRSLSLEEIRMIASEVDAIVLVDEAYVEFSREESAIALLEETPNLIVLRTMSKALALAGMRIGFAMANPELMAQIAKPKIPFTSSRLAEITLTHVLDNYHLVEEAVSYILNERVRMSEALRKINGIRVFESDANFIIIRVSDAQKVFSYLAGQGILVRNVSGYPLMENCLRFNIGLRQENDLLLEKLLALQ
- a CDS encoding response regulator, producing the protein MKHNGQSILVVDDQSSTRRLISYSLQKAGYRVIEAVNGKEALEQCFRSVPDLILCDIMMPEMNGFEFREKLLQNERFRSVPFVFLSARAQTEELSEAKRLYPQGYITKPVEPEIIVETVKNHLK
- a CDS encoding alpha/beta fold hydrolase, translated to MLHYRTYRLSETDPWVVFVHGAGGSSSIWFLQVKEFRKHFNILMVDLRGHGKSKGAPVSQKRKYSFEDITLDIFEVLDYLKIERAHFIGVSLGTILIRQISELAPERVCSMVMAGAIIRLNVRARFLVGLGNTFKRFVPYMWLYSFFAWIIMPRARHKKSRLLFVSEAKKVAQKEFMRWFKLTYELNPLLKYFEEKDTRIPTLYLSGEEDYMFLPAVEYIVQRHDNSSLGIIRNSGHVCNVDQPKDFNARAIAFMQSNSACSRFIEASVAV
- the rfaD gene encoding ADP-glyceromanno-heptose 6-epimerase, with amino-acid sequence MIVITGGAGFIGSAMLWELNKHGTTDIIVVDDLGSTATGKWKNLSGLSFTDFIHKNEFISWLADNRLPEISTVIHMGAISATTETDASLLMANNYNYSKELAMLCASRKIRFIYASSAATYGDGRRGYNDEEENLKRLRPLNMYGYSKQLFDLWALKTGILKQAVGLKFFNVFGPNEYHKTDMCSVVFKAFQQIKETGTVQLFESHRDDYPHGEQMRDFIYVKDCTALISWLIENQTIHGVFNVGTGQARSFNDLVKATFSALGLESKIQYTPMPETLRDKYQYFTQAEISKLRSYGYTQPLTSLEEGVKDYVNNYLDSDSPYFDNQNP
- a CDS encoding response regulator transcription factor, with the protein product MKQSRILVVDDSPSIRRLLSHNLGKKFKVLLAENAQDALNLLDQGQMPDLMIVDVAMPGMDGFSFVDRIRQDSVYNAIPLIMLTARDKSGDKEKGLKLGADDYLTKPFDIDELGERIERLLA
- a CDS encoding RNA methyltransferase, which gives rise to MTTLFRKLRSDEMARLGVDEYARVEKHPVTVLLHNIRSMYNVGSVFRTADAAGIAKVIITGYTATPPRKEIDKTALGAQESVPWEYFSHPKEILEKLKNQGVTICGLEITENSMRYTDICKQDFPLCLILGNEVDGIDSDVLQFCDHVLEIPQYGTKHSLNVSVAAGIALYEMVRIFRQETIVSGIHGNF
- a CDS encoding PhoH family protein — protein: MLKEKSIEFKGIEPVIVFGPHDTWLKKIREEFPETKLTARGNKLLIKGEENEVKLLEQIFGEMKFLADQHGEIQENDLNALLSLAFTPPPSSKNSLSTDSDTIVATKDYVVKAKTNGQRRMVSEAKQNDIVFAIGPAGTGKTYTAVAIAVSAWKKKQVKRIVLARPAVEAGESLGFLPGDLAQKIDPYLRPLYDALQDMLTAEKLRALTEQRIIEIVPLAYMRGRTLNNSFIILDEAQNASNKQMKMCLTRLGINSRAIITGDVTQIDLPNKVESGLTNARTILQGISGISFVFLDKSDVVRHRLVRNIIEAYEQDEEK
- a CDS encoding 4Fe-4S binding protein yields the protein MALYITEECTYCAACEPECPVNAISAGDDIYIIDPNLCNECEGLDEQSCVAVCPAECIVQG